A genomic segment from Candidatus Leptovillus gracilis encodes:
- a CDS encoding ABC transporter permease, with protein sequence MSWSNVQAKVKASKIPPVYGILVIVFLTAIFLDSIFGRGQITSQTILTNMVVRSVALGIVAMGQTFVMLGASIDLSVAYLISVTAVMASYLMQGDPARVPMAVATVFAIGAAVGLVNGLIVTKLRVNPFIATLGVGLVLKGFLNASFETFTGAVPRSFQSFGYDSVGPIPYSILVLLGVTIVAAVALKRTKFGAHLYAIGGNQEASRLSGLRTDRVIIVAHVICSLTAVLSGLFIVSRLRSGAPWVGPDGLYDLESIAAVVVGGTALSGGKGGVWGTLAGVLIFGILDTAFNQLGVDPFLKQVLRGSIIILAVATYTIRSKEKAA encoded by the coding sequence ATGAGCTGGTCTAATGTGCAGGCAAAGGTAAAAGCCTCAAAAATTCCCCCCGTCTACGGGATTCTGGTGATTGTGTTTCTCACGGCCATTTTTCTGGACAGTATCTTTGGCCGGGGGCAGATCACGTCGCAGACCATCCTCACCAACATGGTGGTCCGTTCGGTAGCATTGGGTATTGTGGCCATGGGGCAGACGTTTGTCATGCTGGGCGCTTCGATTGACCTGTCTGTGGCTTATTTGATTAGCGTAACGGCCGTTATGGCCTCCTACCTCATGCAAGGCGATCCGGCGCGGGTTCCCATGGCCGTCGCTACCGTCTTCGCCATCGGCGCGGCTGTGGGCCTTGTGAATGGGCTGATCGTCACCAAACTGCGGGTGAACCCCTTCATCGCTACCTTAGGCGTCGGCCTGGTGCTGAAAGGCTTTCTGAACGCCAGTTTTGAAACCTTCACCGGCGCTGTCCCACGCAGCTTCCAATCCTTTGGCTACGACAGCGTCGGCCCGATTCCCTATTCCATCCTGGTCTTGCTGGGGGTAACAATTGTGGCCGCAGTCGCCCTTAAGCGGACGAAGTTTGGGGCGCACCTCTATGCGATTGGCGGCAATCAGGAAGCGTCGCGCCTCTCCGGTCTGCGCACTGACCGGGTGATTATTGTGGCGCATGTGATTTGCAGTTTAACGGCCGTTCTCTCCGGTCTATTCATCGTCAGCCGCCTGCGCTCCGGGGCGCCCTGGGTCGGGCCTGATGGCCTCTACGACCTGGAATCCATCGCCGCCGTCGTCGTTGGCGGCACCGCTCTATCCGGCGGCAAAGGCGGCGTTTGGGGCACATTGGCTGGTGTTCTCATCTTCGGCATTCTGGACACCGCCTTCAACCAACTCGGCGTAGACCCCTTCCTCAAACAAGTGCTGCGCGGTTCCATCATCATCCTGGCCGTAGCCACCTACACCATTCGCTCCAAAGAAAAAGCGGCTTAA
- a CDS encoding ABC transporter permease, with the protein MAELTHSNEKNTLWTRFVAGLRSIPPIYIIVIILLIAIGTQNPAFLEPAGFLNLLRRSAPLMILAAGQLFVIVTGGFDLSVGSIMSLTVIGAALLINNDPANTWWVILVLLGIGVTVGLLNGLIVSYLNVPSLIVTLGMLLTLRGAGLYWTGGAPRGYLTDNFRIFGRGWIEPFPLVDRLPYAVAVLIIVSGIAIYIFHRTNLGRQLLAIGDNARAARLAGVPVERMRIVAFIISAVMAVIAGILQGGFGGVNPEAGRGFELQAIAATVLGGAVLLGGRGSVATAIAGALALEALFTLLNLLGLPKPLRDAVQGFIIIGAVAYAAYRSGRSR; encoded by the coding sequence ATGGCTGAATTAACCCATTCAAACGAAAAAAATACGCTGTGGACCCGATTTGTCGCCGGTCTGCGCAGCATTCCGCCCATTTACATCATTGTCATCATTCTGCTCATCGCCATCGGCACACAAAACCCGGCATTCCTTGAACCGGCCGGCTTCCTCAACCTGCTGCGCCGGTCTGCCCCGCTCATGATCCTGGCTGCCGGACAATTGTTCGTCATCGTCACTGGTGGATTCGACCTCTCCGTCGGTTCAATCATGTCACTTACCGTCATCGGCGCGGCGCTTCTTATCAACAACGACCCCGCCAACACCTGGTGGGTGATCCTCGTGCTGCTTGGCATCGGCGTCACCGTTGGCCTCCTGAATGGCTTGATAGTCTCCTACCTCAACGTTCCCTCCCTTATCGTTACCCTGGGAATGCTGCTGACGCTGCGCGGGGCTGGGTTATATTGGACTGGTGGCGCGCCGCGCGGCTACCTTACCGACAATTTCCGCATTTTCGGCCGGGGCTGGATTGAACCATTCCCCCTGGTGGACCGCCTGCCCTACGCAGTGGCGGTATTGATTATCGTCAGCGGCATCGCCATCTACATCTTCCACCGCACCAATTTGGGGCGGCAGCTTCTGGCTATCGGTGATAATGCACGCGCCGCGCGACTGGCAGGCGTACCGGTAGAGCGAATGCGCATTGTTGCGTTTATCATATCGGCCGTGATGGCCGTGATCGCCGGTATTTTGCAAGGTGGTTTCGGCGGCGTCAATCCGGAAGCCGGCCGGGGCTTTGAACTACAAGCCATCGCCGCCACCGTCCTGGGTGGGGCCGTCCTGCTCGGTGGTCGCGGCTCCGTAGCCACTGCCATCGCCGGTGCGTTAGCCCTGGAAGCATTGTTTACCCTGCTCAATTTATTGGGCTTACCCAAACCACTGCGCGACGCAGTGCAAGGTTTCATCATCATTGGCGCCGTCGCTTATGCCGCCTACCGCTCTGGTCGGTCTCGTTGA
- a CDS encoding substrate-binding domain-containing protein, producing MLSTISNRTWVLLLALVLVFTLVACGGETNEPAPAADTPAEPAATADTPADTPAEPAAPVSAGLTNDAAVVASEFFSQEQYDRSMRQMTLNPEGPEGEPWVQYLEAEFVDTSAYAKEGPYTFCFSNAGVNNPWRVVGWTTMQAEVDLHPEITELIHVDAQGNDEKQISDIADLVASGNCDVLIVSPNTTAALTPAVEQACEVLPVIVFDRGVFTECPVSFVQPIGGYAFGETGARYIIDNCGDDCNVLALRILPGVDVLEERWASAKIAFEGAGSNINVIGVEFGDGDNAKVKSIVNDYLDRFGRIDAVWMDAGATAVAALEAFEDAGQPYPIIVGEDQQDFLVKWQENDLSGISPTFPTFQWRTPIIAALRIMNGEEVPAVWRLPQPTITNENLDQYIQPNMPPLHYAMCGCEGMPDFPTRWGGQ from the coding sequence ATGTTAAGCACAATTTCTAACCGTACCTGGGTTTTGCTGTTGGCATTGGTCCTTGTTTTTACTCTGGTCGCTTGCGGCGGCGAAACCAACGAACCGGCTCCGGCCGCTGATACCCCCGCTGAACCGGCCGCGACCGCCGACACTCCCGCTGACACCCCGGCCGAACCGGCCGCGCCGGTATCGGCTGGCCTGACCAATGACGCGGCTGTGGTCGCTTCTGAGTTCTTCAGCCAGGAGCAGTATGATCGCTCCATGCGCCAAATGACCCTGAACCCCGAAGGTCCGGAGGGCGAACCCTGGGTGCAATACCTGGAAGCGGAATTCGTAGATACCAGCGCCTACGCCAAAGAAGGCCCCTACACCTTCTGCTTCTCCAATGCTGGCGTGAATAATCCGTGGCGCGTGGTCGGCTGGACGACAATGCAGGCTGAAGTGGACCTCCACCCAGAGATCACTGAATTGATCCATGTGGACGCGCAAGGCAATGACGAGAAGCAAATCTCCGACATCGCCGACCTGGTGGCCAGCGGCAACTGCGACGTTTTGATCGTCTCCCCCAACACCACCGCCGCCCTGACCCCGGCCGTTGAACAGGCTTGCGAAGTGTTGCCGGTTATCGTCTTTGATCGCGGCGTCTTCACCGAATGCCCGGTCAGCTTTGTGCAGCCCATCGGCGGTTACGCCTTTGGCGAGACGGGCGCGCGCTACATCATTGACAACTGCGGCGACGACTGTAACGTGCTGGCGCTGCGCATCCTGCCTGGCGTGGACGTTCTGGAAGAGCGTTGGGCTTCTGCCAAGATCGCCTTTGAAGGCGCGGGCAGCAACATTAATGTGATCGGCGTGGAATTTGGCGATGGCGACAATGCCAAAGTGAAGTCCATCGTCAATGATTATCTGGACCGCTTTGGCCGGATTGACGCGGTGTGGATGGATGCGGGGGCTACGGCCGTTGCTGCCCTGGAAGCCTTCGAGGACGCCGGTCAACCCTATCCCATCATCGTCGGTGAAGACCAACAAGACTTCCTGGTGAAATGGCAGGAAAATGACCTCTCTGGCATTTCTCCCACCTTCCCCACCTTCCAATGGCGCACCCCGATCATCGCCGCCCTGCGCATTATGAATGGTGAAGAAGTCCCGGCTGTCTGGCGTCTGCCACAACCGACGATTACCAACGAGAATCTGGATCAATACATCCAGCCCAACATGCCGCCGCTGCACTACGCCATGTGCGGCTGCGAAGGCATGCCTGACTTCCCAACACGTTGGGGCGGTCAGTAA
- a CDS encoding sugar phosphate isomerase/epimerase — protein sequence MIEIGFHTDAFNSAYWSFEQCLRWAQENDVHYIECGTIDGVSWIHGLGYQPHVALWEDPLALRRKMDDYGVKFSQLDAAYPLSLPNAASIGTTYINNSIRWAYLAGCTHIDTTDHMFKPEGQTDEQALELMKRIYGEVLETAVLYNMIINIEPHGYYTTKPEFMAQMLNFFDTPLLRMNMDTGNTFIAGQDPVAFLNRFKHKVSHVHVKDVSQSLAASLRGELTGIAVSNTAIGDGVNGENIQKCFDILADIGYDGVVSIECEGAGGPMIEKSLTWVRDLVAATNQRMAEN from the coding sequence ATGATCGAGATTGGTTTTCACACCGACGCTTTTAACAGCGCCTATTGGAGCTTTGAACAATGCTTGCGCTGGGCGCAAGAAAACGATGTCCACTATATTGAGTGTGGCACGATTGACGGCGTAAGCTGGATTCATGGCCTGGGCTACCAGCCACACGTCGCCCTGTGGGAAGACCCATTGGCCTTGCGCCGCAAAATGGACGACTACGGTGTCAAATTCTCCCAGCTAGACGCCGCGTATCCCCTCTCTTTACCCAATGCCGCCTCCATTGGCACAACCTATATCAACAATTCCATCCGCTGGGCTTATCTGGCTGGCTGTACCCATATTGACACGACCGACCACATGTTTAAACCCGAAGGGCAGACGGACGAACAGGCCCTGGAGCTGATGAAAAGGATTTATGGAGAGGTGTTGGAAACGGCCGTTCTCTACAACATGATCATCAACATCGAACCACACGGCTACTACACCACCAAACCGGAATTCATGGCGCAAATGCTCAACTTCTTCGACACGCCTCTCCTGCGGATGAACATGGACACCGGCAACACCTTCATCGCCGGTCAAGACCCCGTCGCCTTCCTCAACCGCTTCAAGCACAAAGTCAGCCACGTCCACGTCAAAGACGTCAGCCAATCGCTGGCCGCCTCCCTACGCGGCGAACTCACCGGCATCGCCGTCAGCAACACCGCCATTGGCGATGGCGTCAATGGCGAAAACATCCAGAAGTGCTTCGACATCCTGGCAGACATCGGCTACGACGGCGTCGTCAGCATCGAATGTGAAGGCGCGGGCGGCCCGATGATCGAAAAAAGCCTGACCTGGGTCCGCGACCTCGTCGCCGCTACCAACCAGCGCATGGCCGAAAATTAA
- a CDS encoding sugar phosphate isomerase/epimerase — MAIKLGVNMEFVRHHDKPFAWGVAKAAEIGYEYIEPMVHIGRELLSEAGYFHSVSMYDDPLWVRDLCAQHNIKLSGLSSHTPLCKPEISVEYLKMAIRWAAHAGAPVVNTDEGPKPIWTSKEMDFTLMTYTLKEASLVAERHGIKIGLEPHQQYSKTPDGLDAIYNLVQSPAIGINYDTGNSYLAGGSDPYEWLERVRDRLVHLHAKDISMQQGEAERGKVTGTPVGCACGEGVVDWQRVIEIVKPVAQERDIIFSVECGTVPEAIRSFEYLAKLL; from the coding sequence ATGGCAATTAAACTAGGCGTCAACATGGAATTTGTACGCCATCACGACAAACCCTTTGCCTGGGGCGTCGCCAAAGCGGCCGAAATCGGCTACGAATACATTGAGCCAATGGTCCACATCGGCCGGGAGCTGCTCAGCGAGGCCGGGTATTTCCACTCCGTCTCCATGTACGACGATCCCCTCTGGGTACGCGACCTCTGCGCCCAACACAATATCAAACTCTCTGGTCTCTCCTCCCATACCCCACTTTGCAAACCGGAGATTAGCGTCGAATATCTGAAAATGGCGATTCGCTGGGCCGCTCACGCTGGCGCCCCCGTCGTCAACACCGACGAAGGCCCCAAGCCCATCTGGACCAGCAAAGAGATGGACTTCACCCTGATGACCTACACGCTCAAAGAAGCTTCCCTGGTCGCTGAGCGGCACGGTATCAAAATCGGCCTGGAACCCCACCAGCAATACAGCAAAACGCCCGACGGGCTAGACGCTATCTACAACCTGGTCCAATCACCGGCTATCGGCATCAATTACGATACCGGCAACAGCTATCTGGCGGGCGGATCCGACCCATATGAATGGCTGGAGCGGGTCCGCGACCGGCTGGTCCATCTGCACGCCAAAGACATCAGTATGCAGCAGGGCGAAGCAGAGCGCGGCAAAGTGACCGGTACGCCTGTCGGCTGCGCCTGCGGCGAAGGCGTGGTGGATTGGCAGCGCGTCATTGAGATTGTCAAGCCGGTGGCCCAGGAACGCGACATTATTTTCAGCGTTGAATGTGGCACTGTGCCGGAAGCGATTCGCAGTTTTGAATATCTGGCAAAACTCCTTTAA
- a CDS encoding xylulose kinase — MASQYLIGVDLGTSSTKAALYRPDGTLVAEAMAEVPLYCIKPGVVEQHSEDFYRTAAETVRTCLQSSGIDPRQVAAIAFNSQMAGVGAIDGDYQAVGHFDSWLDMRCQPYIEQIEQQYGDLVTRLTGCPPTCDHGPKMMWWREERPSDYARIAKFLMPSAYVAGRMSGLAADEAYIDTTFLHFTALSDAQNGVWSDELCRALGVDPAKLPRIVEPWQVVGEVKGQAAADFGLAPGTLIAAGCGDTAAGALGAGIVRPGMLFDVAGTASVLAASTDTFVADVSQRALLTMRSVIPGLWNPLAYIGGGGQALRWYRDEFFNTWRGTRQAADEDLYAQMISLAEQAPPGADGLFFSPHLGGRICPSTPAMRGAWHGFSWSHTQAHFARAVLESVAFEYAYYLNILREAVPGLTLTETRVIGGGAHSNAWNQIKANVLNVPYQRLGRAEFGAWGSAMIAGKAAGIFDDLAEVAARHAQPDGEPIWPQTAVSQTYQPLIGQYIEWQATLRDSFTRRS; from the coding sequence ATGGCCTCACAGTATCTAATCGGCGTTGACCTGGGGACCAGCAGCACCAAAGCGGCGCTCTATCGCCCGGATGGCACGTTGGTGGCGGAAGCGATGGCCGAAGTACCGCTTTACTGCATCAAACCGGGCGTGGTGGAGCAGCACAGCGAAGATTTTTATCGCACGGCGGCGGAAACGGTGCGGACCTGCCTGCAAAGCAGTGGAATTGACCCGCGTCAGGTGGCGGCCATCGCCTTCAACAGCCAGATGGCTGGCGTTGGGGCGATTGACGGCGACTATCAGGCGGTCGGCCACTTCGATTCCTGGTTGGATATGCGCTGTCAGCCCTATATCGAGCAGATTGAGCAGCAGTATGGCGATTTGGTAACGCGGTTGACCGGCTGTCCGCCCACTTGCGATCATGGGCCGAAGATGATGTGGTGGCGGGAAGAACGGCCGTCTGATTACGCCCGTATCGCCAAATTCCTCATGCCCTCCGCCTACGTCGCCGGGCGCATGAGCGGCTTAGCCGCTGACGAAGCCTACATAGACACCACCTTCCTCCACTTCACCGCCCTCAGCGACGCCCAAAATGGCGTCTGGTCAGACGAATTATGCCGCGCATTGGGTGTAGACCCGGCAAAGCTGCCGCGCATTGTCGAACCCTGGCAGGTGGTAGGCGAGGTGAAAGGGCAAGCCGCCGCCGATTTTGGCCTGGCTCCCGGAACCCTCATCGCCGCCGGCTGCGGCGACACGGCCGCCGGCGCATTGGGCGCGGGCATCGTCCGGCCAGGGATGCTGTTCGACGTGGCCGGGACCGCTTCCGTGTTGGCCGCCTCCACCGACACCTTCGTCGCCGATGTTTCCCAGCGCGCCCTGCTGACGATGCGCTCCGTCATCCCCGGCTTGTGGAACCCGTTGGCCTACATCGGCGGCGGCGGGCAGGCGCTGCGCTGGTATCGGGATGAGTTTTTCAATACCTGGCGCGGAACCCGGCAAGCGGCCGACGAAGATCTCTACGCCCAGATGATTTCCCTGGCGGAGCAGGCCCCGCCCGGCGCGGATGGTCTTTTCTTTTCGCCCCATTTGGGCGGGCGTATCTGTCCCTCTACCCCGGCGATGCGCGGCGCGTGGCACGGCTTCTCCTGGAGCCACACCCAGGCCCACTTCGCCCGCGCCGTGCTGGAGAGCGTCGCTTTTGAGTATGCCTATTATCTGAACATTTTACGCGAAGCCGTGCCCGGCCTGACGCTGACCGAGACGCGGGTCATTGGTGGCGGAGCGCACAGCAACGCCTGGAATCAGATCAAGGCGAATGTGCTGAACGTGCCTTATCAGCGCTTGGGCCGCGCTGAATTTGGCGCCTGGGGCAGCGCGATGATCGCCGGGAAGGCGGCCGGGATTTTTGACGACCTGGCCGAGGTGGCGGCCAGGCACGCGCAGCCGGATGGCGAACCGATTTGGCCGCAAACGGCCGTTTCCCAAACATACCAACCGCTCATCGGCCAATACATCGAATGGCAGGCCACCCTGCGGGATTCTTTTACGCGAAGGAGTTGA
- a CDS encoding Gfo/Idh/MocA family oxidoreductase: MKKQVRICMVGAGRVGKLHSGTLKRYVPDGDVVALVDPAPKMLHETGEAFGINGRYPTLEEALDKSDFDAVIITTPTFTHRELALLAAAHGKHVFMEKPMAMNLAECDDIIAATAGRGLLLQLGFMRRFDPEFVAAAERIFGGEIGEPMLIKSLTHGPGLPPAWANDIRTSNGMIAEVNSHDLDCVRWLMGSNPQRIYLETANFKGAERGATAEHFYDNMFATIKFESGALGNVSGVCPCDYGYDARVEIVGKQGIIQIGSMQGMDVVVCVNRDQGLVTPIYRRWPERFAWAYIHEIEHFVECVQTGQKPRVGGEDGRWAVATVLAGTKSMLEGRPVLLEEVLDPSWDVPWQQ; encoded by the coding sequence ATGAAGAAACAAGTGCGAATTTGTATGGTAGGCGCGGGGCGCGTGGGCAAGCTGCATTCCGGCACGCTGAAGCGGTATGTGCCCGATGGCGACGTGGTGGCGTTGGTAGACCCCGCCCCGAAGATGCTGCATGAGACGGGAGAGGCGTTTGGGATTAACGGCCGTTACCCCACCCTCGAAGAAGCGCTCGACAAAAGCGACTTCGACGCCGTCATCATCACCACCCCCACCTTCACCCATCGGGAATTGGCCCTGCTGGCCGCCGCCCACGGCAAACACGTCTTCATGGAAAAGCCGATGGCCATGAACCTGGCCGAATGCGACGACATCATCGCCGCCACCGCAGGGCGCGGCCTGCTGCTGCAACTCGGCTTCATGCGCCGCTTTGACCCCGAATTTGTCGCCGCCGCCGAGCGCATCTTTGGCGGAGAGATTGGCGAGCCGATGCTCATCAAATCGTTGACGCATGGCCCCGGCCTGCCGCCCGCCTGGGCCAACGACATCCGCACCTCCAACGGTATGATCGCCGAAGTAAACAGCCACGACCTGGACTGCGTGCGCTGGCTGATGGGGTCCAATCCGCAGCGCATTTACCTGGAGACGGCCAACTTCAAAGGCGCGGAACGCGGCGCAACCGCCGAACATTTCTACGACAACATGTTCGCCACCATCAAGTTTGAATCGGGCGCATTGGGCAATGTCTCCGGCGTTTGCCCTTGCGATTATGGCTACGACGCCCGTGTGGAGATTGTCGGCAAGCAAGGCATCATCCAAATCGGTTCGATGCAGGGCATGGATGTGGTGGTCTGCGTCAACCGCGATCAGGGGCTTGTCACCCCCATCTACCGCCGCTGGCCGGAACGTTTTGCCTGGGCCTACATCCACGAGATAGAGCACTTTGTGGAATGCGTGCAGACCGGGCAGAAACCGCGCGTTGGCGGCGAAGACGGCCGTTGGGCTGTCGCCACTGTCTTGGCCGGGACCAAATCCATGCTCGAAGGCCGCCCCGTCCTGCTAGAAGAAGTGCTGGACCCAAGCTGGGATGTACCCTGGCAGCAATAA
- a CDS encoding alcohol dehydrogenase catalytic domain-containing protein, which yields MLAAIYYGPEDLRVEEVPVPEIGPDEALVKVLNANICGTDLRIYKGGHRHYPPGAVRIPGHEVAGEIAALGERVHGYEIGQRVFVAPNMGNGRNRATISGNNNMDPDFQAIGINLDGAFAEYLRVPALAIQQGNLMPIHDSVDPAVAALIEPFACVLRGQNALNVRSGDVVVVMGAGPIGILHLLLANLRGALRVIVSEPAAGRREQALSFGADRVVDPVRESLPEAVLAESGGRGADVVIVAAPAKAAQEMALEIAAIGGRINLFGGLAKDDPYIRFNSNTVHYKELIVTGTTACSTYDCLQAADIVNSGRLDLAPLVTARYPLAEAGAAFAAAADGANLRVSLEP from the coding sequence ATGTTAGCAGCCATCTATTACGGGCCAGAGGATTTGCGGGTGGAAGAAGTGCCTGTGCCGGAGATCGGGCCGGACGAGGCGCTGGTCAAGGTGCTGAACGCCAACATCTGCGGCACAGACCTGCGCATTTACAAAGGGGGCCATCGCCATTACCCGCCTGGCGCGGTACGCATCCCCGGTCATGAGGTCGCCGGGGAGATCGCCGCCCTGGGCGAACGGGTACACGGATACGAAATTGGGCAGCGGGTGTTTGTGGCCCCAAATATGGGCAACGGCCGTAACCGGGCCACCATCTCCGGCAACAACAACATGGACCCCGACTTCCAGGCCATCGGTATCAACCTGGATGGCGCTTTCGCCGAATATCTGCGCGTGCCCGCTCTGGCCATCCAGCAGGGCAACCTCATGCCCATCCACGATTCGGTTGATCCGGCCGTCGCCGCCCTGATTGAGCCGTTTGCCTGTGTGCTGCGCGGCCAAAACGCCCTCAACGTGCGCTCTGGTGATGTGGTGGTGGTGATGGGGGCCGGACCAATTGGCATTTTGCACCTGCTGCTGGCTAATTTGCGCGGCGCGCTGCGCGTGATCGTCAGCGAACCGGCAGCCGGGCGACGGGAGCAGGCGCTGAGCTTCGGCGCGGATCGGGTGGTGGACCCGGTGCGTGAAAGTTTGCCAGAAGCGGTGCTGGCGGAGAGCGGTGGACGGGGCGCGGATGTGGTGATCGTGGCCGCGCCAGCCAAAGCGGCCCAGGAAATGGCCCTGGAAATCGCGGCCATTGGCGGGCGCATCAACCTCTTCGGCGGTCTGGCCAAAGATGATCCCTACATTCGTTTCAACAGCAACACCGTCCATTACAAAGAGTTAATCGTCACCGGCACGACGGCGTGCAGCACCTATGACTGTTTGCAAGCGGCCGACATCGTGAACTCTGGCCGTTTAGACCTGGCCCCGCTGGTCACGGCTCGCTATCCGTTGGCCGAGGCCGGGGCGGCATTTGCGGCGGCGGCCGATGGCGCGAATTTGCGCGTCTCTTTGGAGCCTTGA
- a CDS encoding glucose-6-phosphate isomerase (catalyzes the formation of D-fructose 6-phosphate from D-glucose 6-phosphate) encodes MKAVPFTFDLNSPDFIPSVYDNHIERRLSAMKGQYLDQDAYANLLSAGDPLLYEVYELQRPKVAGELLHGISIVHPGKVGDEYNMTKGHFHEVLETGEIYYCLKGKGFMMMETPEGEWAVEALYPGRVLYVLPRWAHRSVNASLDEDLITFFVYPGDAGHDYGTIEQQGFRKLVVERDGAAAIVDNPRWSGATQ; translated from the coding sequence ATGAAAGCAGTACCGTTTACCTTTGACCTGAACAGCCCGGATTTCATCCCGTCCGTTTACGACAATCACATCGAGCGCCGCCTCAGCGCCATGAAGGGGCAATACCTGGACCAGGATGCTTACGCCAACCTGCTGTCCGCAGGGGATCCGCTGCTCTATGAGGTGTATGAATTGCAGCGCCCCAAAGTGGCCGGGGAATTGCTGCATGGCATCTCTATTGTCCATCCTGGCAAGGTGGGCGACGAGTACAACATGACCAAAGGCCATTTCCATGAAGTGCTGGAGACAGGCGAAATCTATTACTGTCTGAAAGGCAAAGGCTTCATGATGATGGAGACGCCGGAGGGAGAATGGGCTGTCGAAGCGCTCTATCCTGGCCGGGTGCTGTACGTGCTGCCCCGTTGGGCGCATCGCTCGGTCAATGCCAGCCTGGACGAGGATTTGATCACCTTTTTCGTCTATCCGGGAGATGCGGGCCATGATTATGGCACGATTGAACAGCAGGGCTTCCGCAAGCTGGTGGTGGAGCGGGATGGCGCAGCGGCGATTGTGGACAATCCGCGCTGGAGCGGCGCGACCCAATGA
- a CDS encoding phosphoglycerate dehydrogenase: MKPLSDCHVLVTATSYGRSAPHLKRELETAVGRVTYNPTGKPLTSAQLQELLPDVDGFIAGLDEINAAAIAAAPHLRIIARYGVGINNVDLAAARAQGIVVTNTPGANAASVAELTIGLLLNLLRPIQQAAAETRQGGWPRLPGVSLVGKTVGLVGLGAIGKEVARRLAGFDCTVLAYDVVADADFARRRAITLVTLDDLLAQSDVVSLHVPVLPETRQMVNDAFLRQMKPGAYLINTSRGELVDEAALLDALTNGRLAGAALDAFQQEPPGADNPLLALPQVIPTPHMGAHSDGATNAMGRMALDDCLAVLRGEEAMYRI; this comes from the coding sequence ATGAAGCCGCTAAGCGACTGCCACGTTTTGGTGACGGCGACTTCTTACGGCCGTTCTGCCCCGCACCTGAAAAGGGAATTGGAAACGGCCGTTGGCCGTGTCACCTACAACCCCACCGGCAAACCCCTCACCTCAGCGCAGCTACAAGAACTGCTGCCCGACGTGGACGGTTTCATCGCTGGTCTCGACGAGATTAATGCGGCCGCGATAGCCGCCGCCCCCCATCTGCGCATCATCGCCCGGTATGGCGTGGGCATCAACAACGTAGACCTGGCCGCGGCGCGGGCGCAGGGCATCGTCGTCACCAACACGCCGGGAGCCAATGCCGCCTCCGTCGCTGAACTGACCATCGGCCTGCTGCTGAATTTGCTGCGCCCCATTCAGCAGGCGGCGGCCGAAACCCGGCAGGGCGGCTGGCCGCGCCTGCCGGGCGTGTCGCTGGTGGGCAAAACGGTCGGGCTGGTGGGCCTGGGCGCGATTGGCAAGGAAGTGGCGCGGCGCCTGGCCGGTTTCGATTGTACTGTGCTGGCCTATGACGTGGTCGCCGACGCCGACTTTGCCCGGCGGCGCGCCATCACCCTGGTAACGCTGGACGACCTGCTGGCGCAATCCGACGTGGTTTCGCTGCACGTGCCCGTGCTGCCGGAGACGCGGCAGATGGTCAATGACGCCTTTTTGCGGCAGATGAAGCCGGGCGCGTACCTGATCAACACCTCGCGGGGCGAACTGGTGGACGAGGCGGCGCTGCTGGATGCGCTGACGAACGGCCGTCTGGCCGGGGCAGCGCTGGACGCCTTTCAGCAAGAGCCGCCCGGCGCGGACAATCCGCTGCTGGCGCTGCCGCAAGTCATCCCCACGCCCCACATGGGCGCGCACAGCGATGGGGCGACCAACGCCATGGGCCGCATGGCCCTGGATGATTGTCTGGCGGTCTTGCGCGGCGAAGAAGCAATGTACAGGATTTGA